GCTTGGGACCCAGCACCTCGATGCCACGCACACGTGTGTCAATGCCACCCTAGGGGACAGCGCAGCCCTCAGCTCCTCAGGCCCGGCCCTGACATCCCACGCTACCAGCTCCCCggcccagccccctgctcccctaCCTGCTGGCACCGCTTCACCCGGATCTGGATGATGGGCCAGAAGCGGGTCATGTTCTCCAGCAGGATCACTCTGCTGTCCGAGGGCAGGATGGtcacctgcaggcagccagcGAGCCCTCAGCACGCCAGGCAGCCAGTAGCAGCCACCTTGTGTGCCCCGCTGGCCACCCCCGTTAAAGCCACGGCCTCTGtcccccacagcagcccctaTGCAGCCACAggccaccccctgccagggccTCACTCGAGGCTCACAAGCCCCGGCACCTGTGCCCAAgcctccagcacctgctgcctacagccaggcagcccccgcagcacagctcctgccacccccgCTCCCTGGAGGGCACCTCTCGGGGCCCCGCACCAGGGCGAGACCTTCTCGGGGCACAGCAAGGACCAGCCCACCGCTCCCGCGGGGACCCACCGCCTGCGCAGCCCACGCGAGACTCACTGCATTCAGCTCGGTTCTGATGGTGGCAGGGCTGTCTCCCCCCAGCACCACAACGCGGGCCGGCATGTAGCTGGAGTCCTCGCTGGCCACCAGCATGCTcatctccctgcagcacagcaaacacggtgctgcccagcagccctcacctccctgccctggccccgGCCAGCCACACGCGCTGCTGCCCGCGTCCAGCAACCCCCACAGCGCAGACCACCGGGGCAGGGCTCACGCAGACCCCCAAAGGCCTCTTCTCCCCGCGCAGCCGCTGGCCCTCCTGGCCCCGAggccccccagcctgcctggcccAGCCCCACCTGATCACCACACCGCACTGCATATGGACAGTGATGAAGTGGGAGCCGGTGCTGCCATTCGACTCCCAGTAGGTCTTGGGGTTCCTGTCCGTCAGCTTGCTGGCCCGGTgggggttggaagagacctgcACCTTCTCCCAGCACTTGTCCTCCTTCACCTCCACGCTGGAGCCTGCAGGGAGAGCACAGGGAGCCTCCAGCCACCTGGCCAGCACACGTCAAGCACAGGGGCTCAGCTCTTGCTCCCCATGCTCACCTTTGCACAGGTTGCGCAGAAAGACGTCGAAGAAGGGGATGCTGATGGCCTGGTGGCTCCGGCGGTGCTCCTCAATCTGCCCCAGGACCAGCTAtgggacagggccaggctcttaCCGGGCACCCTggctcctcctcccctcccccaccgcAGGGGCTGCggcaggcagagagcagaaggCTGCCCCTTGGTGCCGCGGACAGCTGGACGGCCCCAAGACCCAGAGCCACAGTGCAGCCGGGCCTCCCCAGGCCCACCTGGATGCAGCCAGCCAAGATGCTGGTCGTCAGCTTCTTGTAGAGGCTGGCGTACTTCTCACAGTCCGTCACCAGCTCGAGCAGGGCTGGCGCCAGCGACGGAGCCGTGCTGTGCTTCTCCAGGGCTTTGGACAGAGCCTCGCGGGCGCCCACGTGGCACATCACCACCACGCAGTCCTTGCTGGTGGTGGCCAGGCGGTGCAGGAAGCCAATGACCTTCTGCACCacctgctgggagcaggcagccgTCAGGGCCAGTGCCGAGAACCCACCAGGCCCCAGCAgcgggctgcagcagggctccatcccCGACACCCCAACACCACAGCAGCGCCTGCGAGAGCCCAGCCGGGCACGGCGCTGGGCATGCCAGCCACCGGGACGCAGCCGCCGCCAGGACAGCCGctccccacctctcccagcACGTTTGCCACAACAAGGCCCAGCTGCCGCAGGCGGGGACTCTGCGTCACCAACGCCGGGCCCGGCCGACGCGTGGCACAGCCAGCAAAGATGCCCCTGCCTGCCGGGAGTCCCGGGGCCCCCTCACCTCCCAGTCACAGCTCTGGGCACTCAAGGAGGACAAACAGGGCTCCACACACTCGTGCCACGGCAGCACATCTTCCTGGTAACCATCCAGGAACTTGTTCAGGATCCTGAGTGACGGAGGGGCCCGCTCAGGCTGGGGCACACAGACAGCAGTGCCACAGgcagccctccttccctgccccgcCTGGGGGGCCGGCACCCCACAGGCACTGGGAGCCAAGGCTCCCCAGgcaccacacaccccccaccagcaccctgctgtccccacaTGGCCCTGCGCCCCAGAACGCCCCAATCAGCACCCGCATATCTGCTGGcgtgcccctgcccctgcccctggtGAAGAACAGCCCCACCAGGACCCACAAACATGTGCCATGTACCCCCAACATCACCACCAGcgctcacacacacacaccctggaCCCACCTGAGGATGCTCAGGCTCACAGCCTTCTCTGCCCGCAGCAGCTCAAAGCTGcgcagcagcagcctgaagcACCTGCggtcctgcagcagctgagccgCCTCGCCAGAGAGGATGGGGCCTTCACCACAGAGCTGCCGCTCCAGGGCCACCACCACGTCCTTGGACAAGACACTGTCCCCTAGGCTGCCCAGAAGCATCTGCACGTCCCTCACCTCCAGCGGGGCCTCTCTGCCTGCCACGACAAGGACACGTGGGCCCAGCCCAAGCACTTGCTCGAGAGGTGCCAGCAGGTTGCTCTGCCTTGGCAGGCAAGGTAGCCCTGCCTGCTGCGCCTGTGGGCCAGGGCATGGCGGGGGGTGCTACCTGCCACCTCCGGGCCCACGGGTAGCCGGTGCTCCGCAAGGCGGTTGATCACGCTGAGGGCCAGCATCGCATGAGGGCAgccactgccctgcctgtcccaccagcagctctgcagcactgcgGGGAGATCGCAGCTCACCAGCTGTTCCGCCAGGCCCCGGTGGCCGTCGATCAGCATGTTCACCACCAGCAAGCCGTTCTGCACGCCCGAGGAGCCCCTGCAGGGATGGAGCGATGTGGGCACCTTCCTCTACCAAGCACGCagcctcccctgcagccaccagccgCCTGCCCGCCCCACTCCATGCAGAGGgtacccccacccccagctgctctcctcgCTCTGACCCTACCCGGGAACCCTCTGCATGGTGCTCATGGCTGCAGGGATGGCACTCAGCGGGCTTGCTGAGCCCTTGCCGGAGGCAGAGCCAATGCTGGCAAAGATCTCCCGCATCATCTGTGCATCGGCATGGTTCAGGGGCAAGGGATTTCCACTGGCACCGCCTGCCTCGCCGGCCacagctcccaccagcacctTCAGGGCCTGCAAGGGCAACAGCAGTCAGGAGGGCGCTGGGCACCTCTGCCACACCTGGATGAGCCTGCAGCCTGCCCGCCCACCTACAGCATCTCCTCTGTCACACTCACCGCCAGGCCAGCCTGCTGCACCACGGCGGAGGAGGCGTGCTGCTGCATGCAGGCCAGCACAGCCCGCACACCACCTTCCGTGGCAAACGGCACGCGCCACTCGTACTTCGCCATGAGCACAGGCAGCAACCGCAGCGTCACCACCACCAGGGCCTTCTCTGACACCTCAGCGCTCAGCAGCTCCACTGCCACCTTCACCAGCTTTTCCCTGCATGCAAAAGGACGCCTCAGGAGGAAACTCCTGGCACCGCTGCTGGCACGTCAGCAcctcgggccctgccagccgccttctccctgcccccatgGCTCTACCACACCTGAGTCAGCCCCAGGAATGAGCCTGCCCGGGACAAAGGGACACAAGATCCGCTTCTCTTCTTGCCAGGCACACAGCATACCAGCTATCGCACTTCCACTGCCACCTCCAGTActgtcccccaccccaccgatacagccctccccagccagtAGGAGGGGTGCGCAACCCCTGGCTCACCCAATactcctgctccccagcctgcccagggatTTGCTGAATTGCTGCTCGAACTCGGGCTCAGCCTCAGGCTCCTCCTCCAGGATCTTCATGATGTGCTTGAGCCCAGCTAAGCGCAGCCCCacctctgagctgctgctctgcaccacGTCCACCACAGCTGCAATCTCGGCCAGCGAGCCCCTCTCGCTCACCCCCTCGGAGCTGCCTAACactggcaggagggaggcagggtgCAGGCGTCAGGGCACCAGTAACACCCCCAAGCAACTCCCAGGGTGCCACGCAACCACAGACCCAGCACCCACaggctcccccctccccaggcagcctccGGGCACATGGCTCCCCATGCCCTGCCCAGAGCCTTCCTCCGTCGAGGCAATGGCAATGCCTCCAGCACCGTGCGTGTTCCCCAGTGCAAAGCAGGCAACTACCTTTGATCTGCTCCTCTGTCACCTCTGGGAAGAACAGCCCTTCCCTCTCAAGGAGCTCACTGAACAGCTGCGAATCCGACTTCACTGCCACGACCGGGGCTTGGGGCGGCACTGGGGCTGCAGAGAGGTCTTCCTTTGCTGCCTTGGCCATCGTGGCTTCAGGGACGGTGCTCCTGCAGCCGGCACCCTCTGAGGACACAGCAGGGCTCCCCTTGCCACCCTGCCTGGCCCCGCTACCAAGGAAGTATTTGGCGTAGATGCGGGAGCCACGCAGGTCACGCTGGGCGCTGCCCTGGCACTGCTTCTCCAAGACCCGAAGCACCTTCTGGGCCAGCTCCACGGGTACTGACAGCTGGATCAGGGCTTCTTCATCCATCTCCAACAGCTGGACAGAAGAGTTAAGTTAACCCTCGTGGACTCGCCACAGACCCCATGCCCTTCATGATGGCCAGCGCCAGAACAGACAGAAAGGCTGCACTGCCGGAGGCCCCCAGGGCCACTCCCCAGTGCCACCCTcccctggctgtccccagcccaaCTGCCAACAGCCCACACCTCCCACCTGTACTCACCACCCAGACACAACCAGCAGAATCACCCCATGGGCCCGCCTCGCCTACCCAACCCTCGCTGGACACAGTCACTCTTCCAGGGTCGGGGGAGACTGCACTTCCTCTcatccctccccacccctctgccGCGCCCAGCTCCCCACGCTTTCGCCACCCCCCACTCACCCTCCCGTTTCAGTCCCATTTCTGCCTCATCCAGGCTGTCACTGCACGGCTCACAGCTCACGCTGGCCGCTGCCTACTCTGGGGCTGGCCCCTCCCCTAACATTCTCCCTCACTCCCTCCCCCTCCCGTGTCCCCACTGCAGGCTCTGGCCCATACCTGCTCCGCCTGCTCCTGATGGATGAGACAAATGAtctctttctgctcctgctcttccAGCTTCTTCACAAAGAAGAGCAGCTCCCACCACTCGGCACGGCTCAGGGCCTCTGCAGCCTTCGTCGGCTGCTCCCCCAGGTAAGGCAGGGAGTACAGCCCCGCAAAGGGCTTGCAGAAAAATGGCTGCGCAActgcaggagagcagaaagaggaagggCACTGTCAGCTCTGCCAGTGGCCCCATCCTCTGCTGCTCACCCCACACTCCCCAGGGAAAGAGCTCATGTGGACCGTCTGGGCAGAAGAGGTCCCCACTGCCCCCATGGCCTGTTGCGGCGGGGCAGCGAGAGAAGGGGAACATGCTGGGAGGAGACTTTagaagctgcagagatgggGACTGCCATCTTCACTTGAACCTCTGTAGAGGCTACAaggctgcagaacagaaaaagcacacGCTCAAAATGGGTGCCTCTAGCTCACTGCTCCCCCAACCTGTTCCCGTGGTGCCTGGACCAGCTAGAGCAATGCACTTGGacacccagcaccagcagaaCCCACAGTGCCAGCATGCGGCTGCAGAAGGGCTGCAGAGAAGTCACAGGCCCAGCTGACAGGCTGCTCACCTGCTGCCAGTTTGTGGCTGCGTGCCAGAGTAGACACCTTCTCCTGGTGCTCATGATCCTCTTGCCCCAAAGGGCCTACGATCTCCACCATGTGCCAGTGAACCCAGTAAGTACAGCCCAGGGCTTGCCAGTACACCTGAGGAGAAGAGCCCAAGACACACCCAGCTGAGGGAAGGCAAGCCCAACCCCACTGCCCCCACATGAGGCTACACAACAGAGCAGAAaggcccctgccagcccctgccctccccgcaGAGGGTACCTGCACGGGCGGTGTGCCATCGTTGCTCTGGCGGAAGTCCCCCTCGTCACCAGCGCTAACCTGCTCATAGTCCTCCAGCATGCGCACCCGCATGCCATGCACCAGGTTTGCCTGCACATACTCTACATAGCTGCTGCGACTTGGGAAGGCTGAGCGCGTCTTGAAGATGCTGGGCTCTTTTGGTGGAGGAGTGGGGGCTGCTTGAGCAATAGTGCAGGACGTGGCACTGTGCTGGAAGATGGAGCGGGTGGTGCGCGGCCGCAGCTCCTGttggggcagcagctctggcttgTGGCTGGGGTCCCAGCCCATCACGTGCACCACCTCCAAGATAAGGTTTGCCATAGCCATGCTGAATTCAAACTCCTGCTTCACACGGCTCCTCTCCtcagggagcaggctgggcaCAGCGCAGtcctgctgctcccatccctgcTCCATGCCACTGCTGAGCTTGTCCATGAGAGAAGTGACACACAGGTAGCGCTTCACCAGGACGAacagcagcttcccagggaTCTGCAACGAGCGCAGCTGTCACACTCTAGCCTGCACAGTGCTTCCAGACCCCGGCTCTCTCTGAGCCACCAGACCATCCACAGTCAGGTTCCCACGACTGCTCCAgaccagcaggcagcagcagagacctcTCAGCCCACCCTCATCTCCCTGCTCAGAGACAAGGCTCCCCACACGCCTCTCCGCCACACCCCAGCCTCAAGCCAGGCCCACATCCTGTGCCAGCTCTCCCAGTGCTGTCCGGCTCAGCTGCCCACTGCCAACTACCCTCCTGTCCCAAACAAGGACACCAGCTCTGGTCCCCGACTCCCACCTCTCCTGACCCCTAAACCCCACAGGCCCAGCCACTACCTGCGGAAGGTGAATCCCCTCAAAAGACATGCACTGCTCTTCAGAGGATGTTGTCTCAGCAAACAGCTCCAGCAAGGTGTAGCGACTGTCGAAGTCCATACGCTGCTCAATGCCATCCTGCTGGCTCAGAGACAGCAGGACATaggcccagctccctgcaaCAACAACAGAAACTCTTCAGGCCCCATGAAGACAACCTTCATGCCACCCTCCCTGAGCGAGACAGACCTGCATGCAAGGAacagcctggctgctcagcGTAACCTAGAACCGTGTTCTGTCCTTTAACCTGGACGGGCAACATTTTACTCCGTTAATAATGCTGTGTTTCTTCCACCCCTAAAGCTGCAAGATTCCCCCAAAGAAGCAACCCCAAATAACTGGCTCCCAAACAGGGCTCCAGGGAATAGTGGAGTTAAGTCTTAACCTGAATCAGCCCCCACATCTGCCCCACTGGAGAGCCACATGAACTCAGGCACTAGGGCAGGGAAAGCCAAATGTCTTGTGGGacacaccaccagcagcaaccTTCCAGTGCACCCAAGCCTCATCAGACACTTTGGAGTGGTGGCAGCTCCTCTCAAATGAGAGGACTGGGTGAGGACCACCCTCTACCAACCAGGGCTCTGCCAAGCCCCTTGGCACAGGTCTTCATTGTTAAGGGTATGCAGAAACATACTGACTGCTCCTTTAAGTGTATCCGGTCAAGGACGTTTTCACTGCAAAAAGGGACAGTAAGAAGGAAGCCAGAAACAAGAACATAAAGAATCACAAACGTGACTGACAAATACTAGTGGGAGGCACTGATGAGAAACAAATCTGGTCAGTCACACTCTAATTATTATGGACATCTCAGTGTGagaatgcttatttttcagtaagattATCTGACTAAGAACCTTGTCAAATTTGGGTGataaggaaagggagaaagacaaacacacagagacataAAACCTGAGCAATTACCGTTAACAAAGACAATAACCAGAAACAAACCCAGTCAGCTGCACTAATTGGTCGGCTATGAAGAAACTACAGGCAAACTGGGACTTTGCTACTGATAAGCATGTAACCCTGAGGGTCTGGGATGTTGGAGGGTGCTCAGTGGAACTCTGCCAACAGACAGGGGGATGTGCACGGGCAGGGAAATGGCAAGGAACAGAGAGGGATGCTCAGAAAGGGGTATAAAAGGGGCCAGTTTTGTGTAAACCATGGCCAGTCAGTGCACTTGTCTGACTAAGCCCTGAGCCTGAACGCTGCAGTTTGTCCTGTTTTCTTACATCTTCTTATTAAATCTTTTCCAATTATCTCTCCATCCCACATGTGTGTGCATTGCAAGGAATGAGTGCTGGCAGCTGGCGAGACCTGCGTATGTGTGAGTGGAATTTAGTGCCAGCAACTGGAACCTGACTGGGAGTGCAGAAACCCTGTGGCCTGTGGTGTCAGCAACTGGAGCAAGTGAGCATCCTGGCGTTAGCAGTTGGAGGGGCCATTGCTCTCTGGATCTGGGGAGAGTGTCACAGACTTTGAGCCTGGAGAGTCAGCTACTGGGGACACTGGCCCAGAATGGACTGGGTGCCAACTACTGGAGTCAGACCAGGGGTGTAGGTACCCCTggcctgtgctgccagctgctggagtGAGTGCTACCGGAGTGAGTGCAAGAGTCTCTGCTAACCACTGGAGTGGGTGGGGTCCTCAGCCATCAGCCACTGGGGAGGGAATGGTGTGGCCCCCAAAAAACAGCTACTGTGAGGGAGGCAAGTGAGGAAGTCAGCACTGGCAGCTGAAGCAGGACTGCAGTGCCTGGTGCCGGGGCGATGAGGGCAGGCATCTGTATCTTCTGCAGTCCTGCTGCGCATGGGGTATGCATGTAATTTGTCAGCAAAACTTCCCACTGGACTAGCTGGCAAGCAGGAGGCCCTGCATCCAGGCCAGGGTATAAGTGGTATAAGTCAGGTGGCAGTCTGTGCTGTGAGTGCAGAGGGACTTGTGAATATGGACTGTGTAAGGGACAAATGTCTGAGTGCTACAAGTTTGCTAACAAGCATCGGGCTCAACGAGCTGGCAAGTAGGGGGATCCCTCAGGTGGGTAGGGGGACTCAGATCCTGGTaggggtgcagggcaggcagcagggccatGCTGGTACTCAAGTGATCCAtgaatgtgtgtgtgcttgtgaaCCTGGAGAATGCTACATGTGCTGGCATGAGTGACATTCTGTCTCTGCCAGCTGAAGAAGGGGCTTGgctgtgtttgtgtttatgTGAGACCCGTATGTATGTGCTGTTAAAGGTAGCGCCTTGTGTCCTTGTCAGTCCCCTAcgtgtgtctgtgtgtcccTGGGATGGGTGCTCAGCTTTGCTACTGGCTGAACCTGCAAACAGG
Above is a genomic segment from Falco naumanni isolate bFalNau1 chromosome 12, bFalNau1.pat, whole genome shotgun sequence containing:
- the LOC121096165 gene encoding cullin-9-like isoform X3, translating into MVNERHNGNLLVRLGPKLQAYPGELLRQRRGHDGQPEYLIQWSIVSLEERAVGGSSASSAETKPENILMWMSAEEVCASCPALLGKRKLEGQWVKEEKAASPFAAEVPLDEASLLEMKADVRSLVQRAGRQMAETGAPESSILNTIHVLSAYASIGSLAGAFKETGALDLLMKMLCHKEKQIRRSAGKMLRALASHDAGSWAYVLLSLSQQDGIEQRMDFDSRYTLLELFAETTSSEEQCMSFEGIHLPQIPGKLLFVLVKRYLCVTSLMDKLSSGMEQGWEQQDCAVPSLLPEERSRVKQEFEFSMAMANLILEVVHVMGWDPSHKPELLPQQELRPRTTRSIFQHSATSCTIAQAAPTPPPKEPSIFKTRSAFPSRSSYVEYVQANLVHGMRVRMLEDYEQVSAGDEGDFRQSNDGTPPVQVYWQALGCTYWVHWHMVEIVGPLGQEDHEHQEKVSTLARSHKLAAVAQPFFCKPFAGLYSLPYLGEQPTKAAEALSRAEWWELLFFVKKLEEQEQKEIICLIHQEQAEQLLEMDEEALIQLSVPVELAQKVLRVLEKQCQGSAQRDLRGSRIYAKYFLGSGARQGGKGSPAVSSEGAGCRSTVPEATMAKAAKEDLSAAPVPPQAPVVAVKSDSQLFSELLEREGLFFPEVTEEQIKVLGSSEGVSERGSLAEIAAVVDVVQSSSSEVGLRLAGLKHIMKILEEEPEAEPEFEQQFSKSLGRLGSRSIGEKLVKVAVELLSAEVSEKALVVVTLRLLPVLMAKYEWRVPFATEGGVRAVLACMQQHASSAVVQQAGLAALKVLVGAVAGEAGGASGNPLPLNHADAQMMREIFASIGSASGKGSASPLSAIPAAMSTMQRVPGGSSGVQNGLLVVNMLIDGHRGLAEQLVSCDLPAVLQSCWWDRQGSGCPHAMLALSVINRLAEHRLPVGPEVAGREAPLEVRDVQMLLGSLGDSVLSKDVVVALERQLCGEGPILSGEAAQLLQDRRCFRLLLRSFELLRAEKAVSLSILRILNKFLDGYQEDVLPWHECVEPCLSSLSAQSCDWEQVVQKVIGFLHRLATTSKDCVVVMCHVGAREALSKALEKHSTAPSLAPALLELVTDCEKYASLYKKLTTSILAGCIQLVLGQIEEHRRSHQAISIPFFDVFLRNLCKGSSVEVKEDKCWEKVQVSSNPHRASKLTDRNPKTYWESNGSTGSHFITVHMQCGVVIREMSMLVASEDSSYMPARVVVLGGDSPATIRTELNAVTILPSDSRVILLENMTRFWPIIQIRVKRCQQGGIDTRVRGIEVLGPKPTFWPVFKEQLCRRTFLSCTARAHAWCQEICQDRGRLLQLFGRLNRALQHEQSFADRFLPDDEAARALGRTCWEALVNPVVQSITSPDPQGASPLAWLLSKYLESVEPPHHATSCGAVFGSRVRRLTQLLVHVDLGGPEPEEARAAGGKEEKSKEVAARAAKAVVKSGDLESIWQCWRGVVQQQVQQFLEAAGQAPDLVERYCRLYQRLRSATAELFGQRAAFVLALGQGFAGALLQLSFLTALHVSEQFARYLDRQIQELRGAAGSTAPLQQLQQMLEPFVVFSGLELAHTFEHFYRHYLGDRLLAQGPSWLEGAVVEQIGLCFPSRFPQDMLSNLAESEELQQQFYLFQLQEQDKWLLELDTGLDKTLGTVSVVHEPEVKVLALSPHCWPVSPFCYMDEPGRFFSAALSSPLDEFANFCRRRQSQLGWECTKPRRLQWTWLGHAELQFGDCVLHVSTLQMYILLCFNGAEEVAVEALLQATGLPADLVHHALTPLTHGEGVLVRSCAVGAPDVLRLNQAALARSSGRHLRLLPQQRYLRAERAEVSALERKRNVLCCLITRILKVEKQLHIDNLVFRVIDACQKGELGPGLQFLSFCCHSVDVLSCILHLLSQGYLRRQEERPHVLEYISAEPTPSPTSQAQPQVAFQTVEIKTAASPASAGRRQTFSTFR
- the LOC121096165 gene encoding cullin-9-like isoform X1 gives rise to the protein MVNERHNGNLLVRLGPKLQAYPGELLRQRRGHDGQPEYLIQWSIVSLEERAVGGSSASSAETKPENILMWMSAEEVCASCPALLGKRKLEGQWVKEEKAASPFAAEVPLDEASLLEMKADVRSLVQRAGRQMAETGAPESSILNTIHVLSAYASIGSLAGAFKETGALDLLMKMLCHKEKQIRRSAGKMLRALASHDAGSWAYVLLSLSQQDGIEQRMDFDSRYTLLELFAETTSSEEQCMSFEGIHLPQIPGKLLFVLVKRYLCVTSLMDKLSSGMEQGWEQQDCAVPSLLPEERSRVKQEFEFSMAMANLILEVVHVMGWDPSHKPELLPQQELRPRTTRSIFQHSATSCTIAQAAPTPPPKEPSIFKTRSAFPSRSSYVEYVQANLVHGMRVRMLEDYEQVSAGDEGDFRQSNDGTPPVQVYWQALGCTYWVHWHMVEIVGPLGQEDHEHQEKVSTLARSHKLAAVAQPFFCKPFAGLYSLPYLGEQPTKAAEALSRAEWWELLFFVKKLEEQEQKEIICLIHQEQAEQLLEMDEEALIQLSVPVELAQKVLRVLEKQCQGSAQRDLRGSRIYAKYFLGSGARQGGKGSPAVSSEGAGCRSTVPEATMAKAAKEDLSAAPVPPQAPVVAVKSDSQLFSELLEREGLFFPEVTEEQIKVLGSSEGVSERGSLAEIAAVVDVVQSSSSEVGLRLAGLKHIMKILEEEPEAEPEFEQQFSKSLGRLGSRSIGEKLVKVAVELLSAEVSEKALVVVTLRLLPVLMAKYEWRVPFATEGGVRAVLACMQQHASSAVVQQAGLAALKVLVGAVAGEAGGASGNPLPLNHADAQMMREIFASIGSASGKGSASPLSAIPAAMSTMQRVPGGSSGVQNGLLVVNMLIDGHRGLAEQLVSCDLPAVLQSCWWDRQGSGCPHAMLALSVINRLAEHRLPVGPEVAGREAPLEVRDVQMLLGSLGDSVLSKDVVVALERQLCGEGPILSGEAAQLLQDRRCFRLLLRSFELLRAEKAVSLSILRILNKFLDGYQEDVLPWHECVEPCLSSLSAQSCDWEQVVQKVIGFLHRLATTSKDCVVVMCHVGAREALSKALEKHSTAPSLAPALLELVTDCEKYASLYKKLTTSILAGCIQLVLGQIEEHRRSHQAISIPFFDVFLRNLCKGSSVEVKEDKCWEKVQVSSNPHRASKLTDRNPKTYWESNGSTGSHFITVHMQCGVVIREMSMLVASEDSSYMPARVVVLGGDSPATIRTELNAVTILPSDSRVILLENMTRFWPIIQIRVKRCQQGGIDTRVRGIEVLGPKPTFWPVFKEQLCRRTFLSCTARAHAWCQEICQDRGRLLQLFGRLNRALQHEQSFADRFLPDDEAARALGRTCWEALVNPVVQSITSPDPQGASPLAWLLSKYLESVEPPHHATSCGAVFGSRVRRLTQLLVHVDLGGPEPEEARAAGGKEEKSKEVAARAAKAVVKSGDLESIWQCWRGVVQQQVQQFLEAAGQAPDLVERYCRLYQRLRSATAELFGQRAAFVLALGQGFAGALLQLSFLTALHVSEQFARYLDRQIQELRGAAGSTAPLQQLQQMLEPFVVFSGLELAHTFEHFYRHYLGDRLLAQGPSWLEGAVVEQIGLCFPSRFPQDMLSNLAESEELQQQFYLFQLQEQDKWLLELDTGLDKTLGTVSVVHEPEVKVLALSPHCWPVSPFCYMDEPGRFFSAALSSPLDEFANFCRRRQSQLGWECTKPRRLQWTWLGHAELQFGDCVLHVSTLQMYILLCFNGAERGLEWFSGHRPLPGVAGPVASGSWLPFPARAPLQEVAVEALLQATGLPADLVHHALTPLTHGEGVLVRSCAVGAPDVLRLNQAALARSSGRHLRLLPQQRYLRAERAEVSALERKRNVLCCLITRILKVEKQLHIDNLVFRVIDACQKGELGPGLQFLSFCCHSVDVLSCILHLLSQGYLRRQEERPHVLEYISAEPTPSPTSQAQPQVAFQTVEIKTAASPASAGRRQTFSTFR
- the LOC121096165 gene encoding cullin-9-like isoform X4 is translated as MVNERHNGNLLVRLGPKLQAYPGELLRQRRGHDGQPEYLIQWSIVSLEERAVGGSSASSAETKPENILMWMSAEEVCASCPALLGKRKLEGQWVKEEKAASPFAAEVPLDEASLLEMKADVRSLVQRAGRQMAETGAPESSILNTIHVLSAYASIGSLAGAFKETGALDLLMKMLCHKEKQIRRSAGKMLRALASHDAGSWAYVLLSLSQQDGIEQRMDFDSRYTLLELFAETTSSEEQCMSFEGIHLPQIPGKLLFVLVKRYLCVTSLMDKLSSGMEQGWEQQDCAVPSLLPEERSRVKQEFEFSMAMANLILEVVHVMGWDPSHKPELLPQQELRPRTTRSIFQHSATSCTIAQAAPTPPPKEPSIFKTRSAFPSRSSYVEYVQANLVHGMRVRMLEDYEQVSAGDEGDFRQSNDGTPPVQVYWQALGCTYWVHWHMVEIVGPLGQEDHEHQEKVSTLARSHKLAAVAQPFFCKPFAGLYSLPYLGEQPTKAAEALSRAEWWELLFFVKKLEEQEQKEIICLIHQEQAEQLLEMDEEALIQLSVPVELAQKVLRVLEKQCQGSAQRDLRGSRIYAKYFLGSGARQGGKGSPAVSSEGAGCRSTVPEATMAKAAKEDLSAAPVPPQAPVVAVKSDSQLFSELLEREGLFFPEVTEEQIKVLGSSEGVSERGSLAEIAAVVDVVQSSSSEVGLRLAGLKHIMKILEEEPEAEPEFEQQFSKSLGRLGSRSIGEKLVKVAVELLSAEVSEKALVVVTLRLLPVLMAKYEWRVPFATEGGVRAVLACMQQHASSAVVQQAGLAALKVLVGAVAGEAGGASGNPLPLNHADAQMMREIFASIGSASGKGSASPLSAIPAAMSTMQRVPGGSSGVQNGLLVVNMLIDGHRGLAEQLVSCDLPAVLQSCWWDRQGSGCPHAMLALSVINRLAEHRLPVGPEVAGREAPLEVRDVQMLLGSLGDSVLSKDVVVALERQLCGEGPILSGEAAQLLQDRRCFRLLLRSFELLRAEKAVSLSILRILNKFLDGYQEDVLPWHECVEPCLSSLSAQSCDWEQVVQKVIGFLHRLATTSKDCVVVMCHVGAREALSKALEKHSTAPSLAPALLELVTDCEKYASLYKKLTTSILAGCIQLVLGQIEEHRRSHQAISIPFFDVFLRNLCKGSSVEVKEDKCWEKVQVSSNPHRASKLTDRNPKTYWESNGSTGSHFITVHMQCGVVIREMSMLVASEDSSYMPARVVVLGGDSPATIRTELNAVTILPSDSRVILLENMTRFWPIIQIRVKRCQQGGIDTRVRGIEVLGPKPTFWPVFKEQLCRRTFLSCTARAHAWCQEICQDRGRLLQLFGRLNRALQHEQSFADRFLPDDEAARALGRTCWEALVNPVVQSITSPDPQGASPLAWLLSKYLESVEPPHHATSCGAVFGSRVRRLTQLLVHVDLGGPEPEEARAAGGKEEKSKEVAARAAKAVVKSGDLESIWQCWRGVVQQQVQQFLEAAGQAPDLVERYCRLYQRLRSATAELFGQRAAFVLALGQGFAGALLQLSFLTALHVSEQFARYLDRQIQELRGAAGSTAPLQQLQQMLEPFVVFSGLELAHTFEHFYRHYLGDRLLAQGPSWLEGAVVEQIGLCFPSRFPQDMLSNLAESEELQQQFYLFQLQEQDKWLLELDTGLDKTLGTVSVVHEPEVKVLALSPHCWPVSPFCYMDEPGRFFSAALSSPLDEFANFCRRRQSQLGWECTKPRRLQWTWLGHAELQFGDCVLHVSTLQMYILLCFNGAERGLEWFSGHRPLPGVAGPVASGSWLPFPARAPLQEVAVEALLQATGLPADLVHHALTPLTHGEGVLVRSCAVGGPSSGLG